In Levilactobacillus brevis, the genomic window ACCTTCTTGGGGCGTTCATCAATACTTTTAGAACCGGCCAGCCGTTTAACTTTCGTTGTTTTATGATGAGCCATTCGGCGTCTTACTTTCTCCACAAGATCGATATTGCGGATCTCCAATAATTGTGCATCAATATAGTTGTACAGTGTCTTCGCACAAATCATCTTATGAGGTGAAAATAAACGGTGCTTTTTAGCATATCCTACCGTTGCGTCGGGTGACCAGTGCTCCGTGTGAAACTTGTCATCAAAGTAGGCTAGGAAGTCGGTGACTTGCTTAAACTTTAATGGACGTCTACTATTGGACCGGTTCTCCTCATAGCGAGCCTGAGCTGCTTCAGGACAATAAACCTTAAGGTAGTGCTTCTCTCCGTTAATCTTCTTAACCTGCTTAATAGTGCCACGAGAAAGCTCATTATTAATGGTTTGATGACTAACACCGATAATAGATGCAATCTGGCGTGCAGAATGGCCTTCGGAGTGTAGAGAAGCAATCATTCCACGTTCAATTTGAGTTAAGTGGTGACCCTTTTGACGATTTGTGGTAAGCTGTTGTTGCGTCAAGACGAAAACCTCTCTCATTGTTTAGTGTTGGAACTTCAATGATACCTGATTTTTCGTCTTGGTGTCTTTTTTTGACCATTTTTTGATCAATCAACATGGGTGGCTAACTTGATTATAAAATTCGCGTCCAACAAAATTTTTGATATAAATGGTAATTTCAATTACCGATTTTGAAAGACCAGTTTGAAATTTTTCGCAAGTTTTGCCGAAGCACGGCTTTGCGAAGAACTTGCGAAGCTGAAGTCATAAATGATGATTTTTTGTACAAAAAATCACCCAACAAATGCTGATATAACAGCGCTTGTTGGGTGACTCACACGTCGATAATTCTTTAATTATCACCCGCACGGGGCTCGAACCCGTAACTCCGCCTTGAGAGGGCGACGTCTTAAACCAGTTTGACCAGCGGGCAATGTCATTAACTAGGCAATTACTAATGTACGCTACTTGCCAAAAATTGTCAATTGTTGTTTGCATAAAATTACACGAAATTGGGAATTCATACAGTTTACTGAACTTTTTCGTGAAAATGAGTTGACACTAATATCCAAACAAGTTACTATTAAATAGTTGTTTCGGCAACGAGCCTTATTGGGTATTCGCCAAATTGGTAAGGCAGCGGACTCTGAATCCGTAATTTACTGGTTCGAGCCCAGTATACCCAATTTTACATTTACATTAGTCGTTATAGGAGCTGACAAAGCCCGCTATAACGGCTTTTCTTTTACTTTCGCTTGTGATTAGCAACTGACATTTAACAGCAAAAGACATTCAATAGACATTCAAAAAGACATTCACGGCCTCATCCCCTCAGCGAATCAATTGCCCTTCTGCTACCTGCACCGGCCCATGGCAAGGCAGTAACCGGGGACGTGTCCCCAGAGGCCGCCTATATCACAGGGCCTGGCAGGGGATGAACAAAACCCGCTTTCATAGATCTAGGATTTTTAGAAATTCAAATAGTTTGCCAACTTACTAGTTGCCTCGTTCTTTTCCTTATCCGTCACGGCAGTGTAAATATCTAGGGTCGTCTTGTAACTTGAGTGCCCCAGTTGGTCTTGCACTGACTTGATAGACGCCCCTGCTTCAAATGCCAGGGTTGCATAGGTGTGGCGGAAGGCATGAACGGTAACGTGCTTCAAATCATATTTCCCAAGTGTATGCTCCAACCACTTTCTAGGTTTCGTAGGCTGGCACATCTCGTTGTTTTCGTTGGCAAAGACAAGGTTGCTCCCTTGATTCGCGTTGAACCCGTATTGCAGTAGCCGTTGTTGTTGCTCTAGCTTCCACTGCTGTAAGATACGGCACGTTTTAGGGTCAATGTAGACGGTTCGGTTACTGCGGGCCGTCTTAGGTGATTGGACGAGCAACCGGGCGTTATCGCCCCGTGATTGCGTCTTAGATACAGTCACCGTGCCCTTCTTAAAGTCAATATCAGACCACAGCAGGCAGAGCATTTCAGACTTGCGCATACCACTGAACGCCGCCAAGCGGAAAAACACGTTGGCCTGCGGGTCGTTGGTGTCATCATTCAAGCATTCAAAAAAGTGTTCAAGTTCGGTCCGGTCAAAATAGTTTTCCAGGTTCTTGCGGGAACGATTATCTTTGTTAACGGGGATGATGACCCGTTTAGCCGGGTTCTCCTTGATGACTTTCATGTTAATGGCAAAGTCCAAAACGCTTGATACGTAGTTTAGCAGGGTATGGTACTTAACTAGTCCTGCGGCAAACCAGTCGTTAATGGCATTCTGGCAGACTGCAATACTAATCTGCTTAACACGGAACTCACCAAAAACCGGTAGAATGTGAAGCCGAAACATCCGCTTAGTGGTTGCCCAAGTGCTTTCCTTAACCGTGTTCTGATACTGCGTAAACCAGAGGTCGTAAATATCTTTGAATGTAGAATAGTTCTGCTTGCTAGGAACCCCGTTAGTGTCAGCGTCAATCTGTAGACGTGAGATGATTAGTTGGGCTTCTTTTTTTGTTCGCAATCCACGTTTGGTTGTGTAACGTTTCTTGCCCGTGAGTGGGTCTACACCCAAGTAGACTTGAATTTTATAACACGTGTTTCCTTTTCTATCCTGATACTTCTTGATACTAGCCATAATGCTACCTCCATAACGTACCACGGCAGGGCAATGGTTATGTAAAGGTATCACATCCTAGATCTAGGATTCTAAGAGGTCAACAAGGTAATTGAATTGTTCTTTCAGTTCGGCAATGGCTTGTCGTTGTGCCTCACTGCTCCCTGCAATGGCAGGGTTAACATTCATCCCCAGTAAAGTGACAAGGGTCTGAATGCCAGAGGTCAAGCCGGCGGTGTCTGCTTTATCTGCATTCTGCACTAGCTTGATGGTTGTTTTAATGGTTCTTAGTGCCGGTGTCCCCAGTTCTGCTAGGTTGGCCGTTGCTACTAATTTTTGAATATCAACAACTATTTGTGCTTTTTCAGCACTGGCTATTTCATTTAGCGCACCGCCTGTGATACCCTCAGCCACCTTATCCGATTCATCCCCAGACAGGTCTTTACCGGATTGCCACTTCTCAATGGCTTTCATGATTGCGGTATCGTTTTGCGGCTCACCGTTTAGTAGGTAATCCACAGAAACGTTGCTTAGTTCTGCTATGGATTGCATACGCTTGTTGCTAGGCAGATTGATACCTCTTTCCCAGCGTGAAACGATACTAGCAGACGCCGGTGGGTCAATCAGACTACCGAACGCCGCTAGGTCGATACCCCGTGACAATCTAAGAGACTTGATACGGGTGCCGACTTGCTTGCGTTGTTCTTCCTTTTCAGTCATCTATAACACCTCCCTGCATGTATATTACCACATTATTGCACCTTATTACTTAAAGTGTTGCATTTTAGTGTAATCCGTTGTATGATAATGACGTTATATGAACTTACTAACTGTTTTTTTATAAGGAGATGACGTTTTATGAACTTAGTTGATGGCTCACGCTACTTTTCAATGAAGCAGGCTTGCACCTACCTGGGAATTAAATCCACTAGGACGTTGAACAAGTACATCAGCAACGGGTTACCAGTCATTAGCATTGCAGGGTCTAAACGGATTGACAAGTTGGACGCTGATAAATTCATGGCCGCTCACAAGCATTAGTGGTTGATAGCTGAAATTTACGTAAATGCCTAGCCAAGCTAACCATCATAAGTAACTATACAGTTACATCCTCAGTAGTGGGGATGAACCACTTAGGAGGTATGGCATTATGGAAATTCCAGTTGAACTATCAGAAACCGCATTGAATCAGATTGGTGCAGTCATGCAGGAAATGGCACTGAAAGCATTTAAGGACGCAGGCACGAAACAATCGTTCGGCCCTTATATGACAAAACAGGAAGCCGCCAAGTATCTGCACGTTTCATCTCAGACCCTCAACGCATTCATTGCGGAAGGGTTAGAGGTGACGACCATTGGAAACATTACCCGAATCAGTAAAGAATCTGCGAACAAGTTTATGGAAGCACACACAATCTAAAGCCACGGCAGGGCAATGGTTATGCAAAGGTATCACATCCTAGATCTAGGATTCTAAGCACCTAGGTTAATGATTCAAAATCAACAAAATATTAGAGCATTGGAGTTTTGCACGGCAGTCGTGCTGAACTATTGAACCACCACAGAAAGCAATTGGAGGTATGGCAATGAACAATCTAGTTTTCTGCACCAACGTTAGTGTCACGGCAAGTACGTATACCACCAGTGACGCAATTGCAAAGTACGCTGGGATTACACGTAAATCAGTTAATGAACTAATCAGACGGTACAAAAAGGACTTGAAGGACTTTGGATTACTTCCATCTGAAAAGGAAGTATTAGTTGGCCGCGGTCAACCCCGAAAAGTCTGGCACTTAAATAGAAATCAGGCAACGCTACTGATTACTTACCTAGATAACACCCCACAAGTTCGCGAGTTTAAGAAAAGTCTGGTCTGGCAGTTCGACGCAATGCAACAGGAACTGCTAGAACGTCGAGTTAGCTACCAGGCCGCCAAGCCGGTATCTAAGAGCCTAGGCGAAAGCATTAAGAGCAGTGCCGCATTCGATGGCAACCCGTTCGCTTACAGCAATCTGAACGGGCTAGTGTATCGCCAAGCACTGGGGATGACCGCCAAGCAATTGCGGGACACCCGGCACATCCCCCAGAGCAGAGCAATCACACAGTACCTCACTGTTAAAGAGACTGCGGCAGTTGCCAAGGTTAAGCGGCAGATAGCCATGCTGTTAGATATGGGGTTGGATTACAGCCGCATTAAAGCGGTTCTAGGCAACCAGGGTATCGTTTATAATGCCACCCTGAATGTACCAGCACCGGCGGCAACGACCGGCTAACATCCTAGATCTAGGATTCATCCCCGTTGGTGGTTCCCTGCTACCGGGATAGGATGACAAGGTTGCCCTTGATTCTGACAAGCTCATTTCAATTCTAAGCGTTTCTGGGGATGACTGGCATAGTTTGCTAGGCAATCCCATTAAACGACCACAGAGGGGAAACGAGCTTGTCAGGTATGGCAACCGTCTAAAATGTATCGCAAAGAATCGCGGCAAAGGTTCCAGGCAAAGACGTGGCAAAGCACCACAGCAAAGAAAGGACAAAATATTATGACAATCACCCAATTACTAAGCACCCTGAATGAGGATACCAACTTACACGCACGTATGGATAACGACACCCTGTACCTTGAGGGGCAAAAGTTCTTGACCGTTGACACCAGCGCAATTATTTTCTGGCAACATACCTCAACCATCCTGCACCCTGCTGGCTTGCTGGCAGTAGCAAAGTATGCCGCTCAATTTTCTACGGATTCTAATTCTGCTACTTTATTGTAGGTTTCCGGTGATTAAAGGGGGCCGCCCGGGTTGACGCCGGGTGTCCGTATATCAATGCCATCAGCTTATAAAAATTTTCAGTTTCAAAATAGTTTTAGTTAGGGGGGGTAAACTATAGTAGTTGCTCCCCTATAGCTTTGAGGAGGACTTTTCATGATGAAAATTGAGACGTTTCACTTCCTAGAAAACATCCTGCGGGACTACCCCCGGTCTAACCGAATCATTGCAGATTATGAGGAGTCGCTACGCTCACCTTACCGGGATGGTAGGGATGAGAATGTTGGCGGTGGCCGTATGCAAAACAACCGGGATGACAGAGTGGAAAACATGGCTATCAGTATTGCCACCGATAGGACGTTGCGGAACCTGCACTTGTATCAGGAAACAGTATCTAGGGTGCTAGGCAGAAGTGACCCGGATACCCGTGCCATTATTGACCTACTGTATTTCCACCCTGCTAACCAGGTCAATATATCTGGGGTTGCTATGAGAATGCACATGGGACGCACGGCAGTTAGCCGTAGACGTGCAGCATTTTTTAAGATGTTGGCCCGTGAGTTGGGGTACCTGTATTGAAGTAGTGCAGTAGCGCGTTGACAGGCGCATTCTGCGGCATTTAAAACTGAACCGGTGGGTAGTTGCCCACTAGATTAACGTGTGAGGCGTCCTGATAATGCAGGAACGTCTTTTTATTT contains:
- a CDS encoding IS30 family transposase, with the translated sequence MREVFVLTQQQLTTNRQKGHHLTQIERGMIASLHSEGHSARQIASIIGVSHQTINNELSRGTIKQVKKINGEKHYLKVYCPEAAQARYEENRSNSRRPLKFKQVTDFLAYFDDKFHTEHWSPDATVGYAKKHRLFSPHKMICAKTLYNYIDAQLLEIRNIDLVEKVRRRMAHHKTTKVKRLAGSKSIDERPKKVNNRHEFGHFEIDTVVGERNGSQSVLLTFTERKTRFEIVCLIEGKDADSVSYALRNIVNQYGDIIKTVTADNGTEFTTLETALNGIADTYFAHPYTSSERGTNEVHNRMLRRYFPKGQSLDIATPSQVQIAQSHLNNLPRRILKFKTPAEAFEREVKRARKAHTA
- a CDS encoding site-specific integrase; amino-acid sequence: MASIKKYQDRKGNTCYKIQVYLGVDPLTGKKRYTTKRGLRTKKEAQLIISRLQIDADTNGVPSKQNYSTFKDIYDLWFTQYQNTVKESTWATTKRMFRLHILPVFGEFRVKQISIAVCQNAINDWFAAGLVKYHTLLNYVSSVLDFAINMKVIKENPAKRVIIPVNKDNRSRKNLENYFDRTELEHFFECLNDDTNDPQANVFFRLAAFSGMRKSEMLCLLWSDIDFKKGTVTVSKTQSRGDNARLLVQSPKTARSNRTVYIDPKTCRILQQWKLEQQQRLLQYGFNANQGSNLVFANENNEMCQPTKPRKWLEHTLGKYDLKHVTVHAFRHTYATLAFEAGASIKSVQDQLGHSSYKTTLDIYTAVTDKEKNEATSKLANYLNF
- a CDS encoding helix-turn-helix domain-containing protein; this encodes MTEKEEQRKQVGTRIKSLRLSRGIDLAAFGSLIDPPASASIVSRWERGINLPSNKRMQSIAELSNVSVDYLLNGEPQNDTAIMKAIEKWQSGKDLSGDESDKVAEGITGGALNEIASAEKAQIVVDIQKLVATANLAELGTPALRTIKTTIKLVQNADKADTAGLTSGIQTLVTLLGMNVNPAIAGSSEAQRQAIAELKEQFNYLVDLLES
- a CDS encoding helix-turn-helix domain-containing protein, yielding MNLVDGSRYFSMKQACTYLGIKSTRTLNKYISNGLPVISIAGSKRIDKLDADKFMAAHKH
- a CDS encoding helix-turn-helix domain-containing protein, whose translation is MEIPVELSETALNQIGAVMQEMALKAFKDAGTKQSFGPYMTKQEAAKYLHVSSQTLNAFIAEGLEVTTIGNITRISKESANKFMEAHTI
- a CDS encoding Rha family transcriptional regulator; translated protein: MNNLVFCTNVSVTASTYTTSDAIAKYAGITRKSVNELIRRYKKDLKDFGLLPSEKEVLVGRGQPRKVWHLNRNQATLLITYLDNTPQVREFKKSLVWQFDAMQQELLERRVSYQAAKPVSKSLGESIKSSAAFDGNPFAYSNLNGLVYRQALGMTAKQLRDTRHIPQSRAITQYLTVKETAAVAKVKRQIAMLLDMGLDYSRIKAVLGNQGIVYNATLNVPAPAATTG